A single region of the Triticum dicoccoides isolate Atlit2015 ecotype Zavitan chromosome 2B, WEW_v2.0, whole genome shotgun sequence genome encodes:
- the LOC119361393 gene encoding F-box/kelch-repeat protein At5g15710-like — protein AAAAARPTSPSRPRTRPRGLDEETCAATPAPSAAAAPPADVPMDADVWAALPDDLLLEVLARVPPFLLPRLRAVSRRWAAAVPRGPAFLAAHAAAPSHGPCVLAFARGSAAPAHCAALSLPLRARYRLPLAFLPAWDLWLVGSSGGLVCFSGFDASSVFRTLVCNPLTQAWRLLPEMHHNQQRQLVLAVDRKLRSFKVIATSDVYGETLPTEVYDSKVDRWSVHQMMPAENLCSSKMAFCDSRLYLETLSPLGLMMYRVDAGKWEHIPAKFPRSLLDGYLVAGARKRLFLVGRIGLYSTLQSMRIWELDHGRTVWVEISRMPPKYFRALLRLSAERFECFGQDNLICFTSWNQGRGLLYDVDKKAWSWIAGCASQLCNTQFCFYEPRFDTSIY, from the coding sequence gccgccgccgccgcgcgccccacCAGCCCGTCGCGCCCCCGCACCCGGCCGCGCGGCCTCGACGAGGAGACCTGCGCCGCGACGCCCGCCCCCTCCGCCgcggccgcgccgcccgccgacgtGCCCATGGACGCCGACGTCTGGGCGGCGCTCCCGGACGACCTGCTCCTCGAGGTGCTGGCCCGGGTGCCGCCCTTCCTCCTCCCGCGCCTCCGCGCCGTCTCCCGCCGCTGGGCCGCCGCGGTCCCGCGCGGCCCGGCCTTCCTCGCCGcgcacgccgccgcgccctccCACGGGCCCTGCGTGCTCGCCTTCGCGCGGGGCTCCGCGGCCCCCGCCCACTGCGCCGCGCTCAGCCTGCCCCTCCGCGCGCGCTACCGGCTGCCCCTCGCCTTCCTCCCCGCCTGGGACCTCTGGCTCGTCGGCTCCTCGGGCGGCCTCGTCTGCTTCTCCGGCTTCGACGCCTCCTCCGTCTTCCGCACCCTCGTCTGCAACCCGCTCACGCAGGCCTGGCGGCTGCTCCCGGAGATGCATCACAACCAGCAGCGCCAGCTCGTGCTCGCCGTCGACCGGAAGCTCCGCTCCTTCAAGGTCATCGCCACCAGCGATGTCTACGGGGAGACGCTCCCCACCGAGGTCTATGACTCCAAGGTCGACAGATGGTCCGTGCACCAGATGATGCCCGCCGAGAACCTCTGCTCCTCCAAGATGGCCTTCTGCGACTCCCGGCTGTACCTGGAGACGCTCTCGCCGCTCGGGCTGATGATGTATAGAGTCGATGCGGGCAAATGGGAGCATATACCAGCGAAATTCCCCCGGTCGCTGCTCGATGGGTATCTCGTCGCCGGAGCTCGCAAAAGGCTCTTCTTAGTGGGGAGGATCGGGCTTTACAGCACGCTGCAGAGTATGAGGATCTGGGAGCTGGATCATGGCAGAACTGTCTGGGTGGAAATCAGCAGGATGCCGCCCAAGTACTTCAGGGCTCTGTTAAGGTTGTCTGCTGAGAGATTTGAGTGCTTTGGGCAGGACAACCTCATCTGTTTCACGTCGTGGAATCAGGGCAGAGGTCTCCTTTACGACGTGGACAAGAAGGCTTGGTCGTGGATTGCTGGATGCGCAAGCCAATTGTGCAATACCCAGTTCTGCTTTTATGAGCCAAGATTCGACACATCGATCTATTGA